A genomic stretch from Bacillus sp. E(2018) includes:
- a CDS encoding GNAT family N-acetyltransferase, which produces MMAETLVPMTIDRIEKCVELYINVFNKEPWNETWSYQNAKERLTDLIHTPKFLGYLLYENDALIGFIAGNSKQSYSGFTFYLAEFCISNQIQGKGYGSKLLLYLENELTKRNISSLYLLTANGGLAEAFYLKNNYSINENRVVIKKDL; this is translated from the coding sequence ATGATGGCTGAAACACTTGTACCAATGACAATTGATAGAATAGAAAAATGTGTTGAATTATATATAAATGTCTTTAACAAAGAACCCTGGAATGAGACTTGGTCATATCAAAATGCTAAAGAAAGACTTACAGATTTAATACATACGCCTAAATTTCTTGGCTATCTATTATATGAAAACGATGCTTTAATTGGATTCATTGCCGGAAATAGTAAACAATCATATTCAGGATTCACTTTTTATTTAGCGGAATTCTGTATTAGTAATCAAATCCAAGGCAAAGGTTACGGTTCGAAATTGCTTCTGTATTTAGAAAATGAATTAACGAAAAGAAACATTTCAAGTCTTTATTTATTAACAGCTAATGGAGGACTTGCAGAAGCGTTTTATCTCAAAAATAACTACTCCATAAATGAGAATAGGGTCGTTATAAAAAAGGATTTATAA
- a CDS encoding aminoglycoside phosphotransferase family protein, with product MGKRMNHYIERIKEVYPELIIDNVNANDIGQNNDVLIINNSLVFRFPKYEKGIVRLKEEVQILDHISDTISISIPYPEYESFELNEPGKVFTGYRLIEGDPFWNEHLVKVNHVDSMKLAKQLVTFLIEIHSVSKKTLVTSLNLIDNNPYEDMKELFHTIQNKLFQFINEKSQTEISSLFEAFLSHKEPIKTTLIHGDFGASNILWNSKNCEISGIIDFGGSGIGDPAYDFAGILSSYGMDFYNKCIDLYPNGSEIAKRVTFYKSTFALQEALHGLKNNDNAAFENGIKDYR from the coding sequence ATGGGTAAACGAATGAATCATTATATAGAGCGGATTAAAGAAGTCTATCCTGAACTTATCATTGATAATGTTAATGCTAATGATATTGGCCAGAATAACGATGTATTAATAATCAACAATTCTCTTGTATTCAGATTCCCTAAGTACGAAAAAGGAATTGTAAGATTAAAAGAAGAAGTTCAAATCTTAGATCATATCAGTGATACAATATCAATTTCAATTCCATACCCAGAATATGAGTCATTTGAATTAAATGAACCTGGTAAAGTATTTACTGGATATCGTTTAATTGAAGGTGACCCTTTCTGGAATGAACATTTAGTGAAAGTAAATCATGTGGATTCCATGAAACTTGCAAAACAACTTGTAACTTTTCTTATTGAGATTCATTCCGTGTCGAAAAAAACGTTGGTTACGTCTCTAAACTTAATAGATAATAACCCATATGAAGACATGAAAGAACTATTTCATACGATACAGAACAAGCTTTTTCAGTTTATCAACGAGAAATCTCAAACGGAGATCTCTTCTTTATTTGAGGCTTTTCTTAGTCATAAAGAACCCATAAAAACAACTCTTATACATGGAGATTTTGGAGCTTCGAATATATTATGGAACTCTAAAAACTGTGAAATTTCAGGAATAATAGACTTTGGTGGTTCTGGTATTGGTGATCCCGCATATGATTTTGCAGGAATATTGTCAAGTTACGGTATGGATTTCTATAACAAGTGTATCGATCTTTATCCAAATGGTTCAGAAATAGCTAAACGTGTTACTTTTTATAAAAGCACATTTGCTTTACAAGAAGCATTGCATGGTCTAAAAAATAACGATAATGCTGCATTTGAAAACGGGATCAAAGATTATCGATAG